A single region of the candidate division WOR-3 bacterium genome encodes:
- a CDS encoding electron transfer flavoprotein subunit alpha/FixB family protein, with translation MADVFALVEHRQGSIRDITYELLTCGRKAAADVGGKLTAVVLGYQTEKFIESLKTRADRILVVDNEVFKEFNAETYQITLAEILKRYNPLITLIGHTASGMDICPSLAVQMNLPFTTDCLGLEVKGQELWVTRQMYDGKLNARVRLQESGSYILTIRSGCFPAEDSGLSAEIERFEPPITAQPEYRKFIEYVEAAVGEVDITKADIVVSVGRGIKEQSNLPVIEDFASAIGGVLACSRPIVDAGWLPKDRQVGSSGKTVKPKVYIALGISGAFQHLVGMKGSDTIIAVNKDPNAPIFNEADYGIVDDLFKVVPVLKNKIMELKEMKG, from the coding sequence ATGGCTGATGTTTTCGCACTGGTTGAGCACCGGCAGGGGAGTATCAGGGATATAACCTATGAACTGCTTACCTGCGGCAGAAAAGCGGCGGCAGACGTCGGTGGTAAACTTACCGCAGTTGTACTGGGATACCAGACCGAGAAGTTTATTGAAAGCTTGAAGACCAGGGCAGACCGTATCCTTGTTGTTGACAATGAGGTCTTTAAAGAATTTAACGCCGAGACATATCAGATAACACTCGCTGAAATTTTAAAGAGATATAACCCTCTTATCACCTTGATCGGACACACTGCTTCTGGTATGGATATCTGTCCGTCACTCGCTGTTCAGATGAATCTGCCTTTTACCACTGATTGCCTTGGCCTTGAGGTGAAGGGGCAGGAGCTTTGGGTGACCCGTCAGATGTATGACGGAAAATTGAATGCGCGCGTACGCCTGCAGGAGAGCGGTTCTTACATTCTTACCATACGCAGCGGATGTTTCCCCGCTGAGGATTCTGGTTTGAGTGCGGAGATAGAGAGGTTTGAACCACCGATTACTGCTCAACCTGAATACCGTAAGTTCATTGAGTATGTCGAGGCCGCGGTTGGTGAGGTCGATATTACAAAGGCGGACATTGTCGTGAGTGTGGGGAGAGGAATTAAAGAGCAGTCGAATCTTCCGGTAATAGAAGATTTCGCTTCGGCGATCGGCGGAGTCCTGGCGTGTTCAAGGCCGATCGTTGACGCCGGCTGGCTTCCCAAAGACAGGCAGGTGGGTTCTTCGGGAAAGACGGTGAAACCAAAGGTATATATTGCCCTGGGTATTTCAGGTGCATTTCAACACCTTGTGGGAATGAAGGGTTCTGATACCATCATTGCGGTCAATAAAGACCCCAATGCTCCGATATTCAATGAAGCCGATTACGGGATTGTCGATGATCTCTTTAAAGTCGTCCCTGTACTGAAGAACAAAATCATGGAATTGAAGGAAATGAAAGGATAG
- a CDS encoding (Fe-S)-binding protein: protein MGSSIRINPEIRDTIIESGGEDVVKCYQCGRCMPACPWNLLDNLNYTTYRFCQRIKLGAIIDGEKKEDVATDTIEVFRCVGCDSCLHECPRGINLSDILRAVRRILVDYDSYPAELKSVVSRLYSSGNPLGEPAENRGDWAEGLGLVRFDESCEYLYFPCCIPCYDARARKVAQATARILKQANVRFGIIGEQEFCCGEAVRRVGAEKVYQTARDTNLKLFKKFSVKKVLTTSPHCYKVFKEDYQEEDGELEVLHISQLFYRLIKEKRLTPEKEFNKTVVYHDPCTLGRQMSVFDEPREVLKSIPGLKLVEIPVFNREFSVCCGAGAMGLWRDWPQDERLTNLRIEQILRTGAEVLAVACPYCLQMFEETLKSMKIEMPVMDIAEILMQSTL from the coding sequence ATGGGCAGTTCAATAAGAATAAATCCTGAGATTCGGGATACAATCATCGAGTCAGGTGGGGAAGACGTTGTCAAATGTTATCAATGCGGGCGGTGTATGCCGGCATGCCCGTGGAATCTTCTCGACAACCTGAATTATACTACCTACCGTTTCTGTCAGCGAATAAAGCTCGGTGCGATAATCGACGGCGAGAAGAAAGAGGATGTGGCTACAGACACCATAGAGGTATTCAGATGCGTGGGGTGTGACAGTTGTCTTCATGAATGTCCGCGTGGTATAAATCTGTCTGATATCCTGCGCGCCGTGCGCAGAATCTTGGTCGATTACGATTCATATCCGGCAGAGTTGAAGAGTGTGGTATCACGACTTTACAGTTCAGGTAACCCCCTCGGAGAACCGGCAGAGAATCGGGGGGATTGGGCAGAGGGATTGGGTCTTGTCCGGTTTGATGAATCATGCGAGTATTTGTATTTTCCCTGCTGTATTCCCTGTTATGACGCCCGCGCCCGTAAGGTCGCTCAGGCTACTGCCCGAATTCTGAAACAGGCTAATGTCAGGTTCGGCATAATCGGTGAGCAGGAATTTTGCTGTGGTGAGGCGGTAAGAAGGGTCGGTGCTGAAAAAGTTTATCAAACCGCGCGCGACACCAACCTGAAGTTGTTCAAAAAATTCTCAGTGAAGAAAGTGCTGACGACTTCACCGCATTGTTATAAAGTATTCAAGGAAGATTATCAGGAAGAGGACGGCGAACTCGAGGTATTACATATTTCCCAGCTCTTTTATCGATTGATTAAGGAAAAAAGATTGACTCCTGAAAAGGAATTCAATAAGACAGTGGTATATCACGACCCCTGCACACTCGGCAGACAGATGAGTGTCTTTGATGAACCCCGGGAAGTGCTGAAGAGCATCCCCGGTTTAAAACTCGTTGAGATCCCGGTCTTCAACCGGGAATTCAGTGTATGCTGCGGCGCCGGTGCTATGGGTCTATGGCGTGATTGGCCTCAGGATGAGCGGTTGACCAATCTGCGGATAGAACAGATTCTGCGTACCGGTGCAGAGGTGCTTGCCGTTGCCTGCCCTTATTGTCTTCAGATGTTTGAAGAGACTCTGAAGTCAATGAAGATAGAGATGCCGGTGATGGATATCGCAGAGATCCTTATGCAGTCAACATTGTAA
- a CDS encoding electron transfer flavoprotein beta subunit/FixA family protein, with translation MEIVVCIKRVAQTAEADLKVDDTGKDIIKDRLTFDMNESDTYALEEAILLKEKHGGKVTVVSLGSVDAEDTLRIALAKGADQAIRIKEEDFGDLDGYKTAQLLSSVIKGLTFDIVLTGCIATDDYYSQVGVALAELLGIPHATLVTKLEFTDGKIDAYRELEGGLLEHLEIKPPALFTIQTGINEPRYASLIAIRRAAKKEIEVRGKNEIPVEGIAAQSILEELYTPPVGKRAEMLTGTLDEIAAKFGSIIKEKGLL, from the coding sequence TTGGAGATTGTTGTCTGCATAAAGAGGGTGGCTCAAACAGCTGAAGCCGATCTTAAGGTCGATGACACCGGCAAGGATATTATAAAAGACCGTTTAACATTTGATATGAATGAATCAGACACCTATGCCCTTGAAGAGGCGATTCTTTTGAAGGAAAAACACGGCGGTAAGGTGACGGTTGTTTCTCTGGGTTCTGTAGATGCTGAGGATACACTGCGGATAGCTCTGGCAAAAGGTGCGGACCAGGCGATCCGAATCAAAGAAGAGGATTTCGGAGACCTCGATGGTTATAAGACGGCGCAGCTCTTGAGCTCTGTGATAAAAGGGCTTACATTTGACATCGTCCTTACAGGTTGTATCGCCACTGATGATTATTATTCACAGGTCGGCGTGGCTCTTGCCGAACTGCTCGGCATTCCACACGCCACCCTGGTTACAAAGCTGGAATTCACTGACGGAAAAATCGATGCCTATCGCGAACTTGAAGGAGGATTGCTTGAACACCTTGAAATCAAACCACCTGCTCTGTTCACGATTCAAACCGGAATTAATGAGCCACGCTATGCTTCCCTGATCGCCATCAGAAGAGCCGCCAAAAAAGAGATCGAGGTTAGGGGGAAGAACGAAATTCCGGTTGAAGGTATAGCGGCGCAGTCGATACTTGAAGAGCTTTACACACCGCCGGTCGGAAAACGGGCTGAGATGCTTACTGGAACCCTGGATGAGATTGCGGCGAAATTCGGCAGTATCATAAAAGAAAAAGGGCTGCTTTAA
- a CDS encoding exopolysaccharide biosynthesis polyprenyl glycosylphosphotransferase, translated as MIFLLTDIIVILLSFILALSFRFGGFVEVVQHQHSTLAFLLGTTILLSYFNNLYERYVYVLKVKLFFKIIKLWLSVFLVYLITAFFTKYSFLFDSRASIILYHLFLLIFLLIFKLLIVPRLLGIRYRKDTRKIPCRFIGSSKYLDSIKGFFKENSLLGFRLHNNPGDKAEDGEPREYFLYSEATDFEKLYREVKKFIVAGKPLHVASKLFNTLNLNWEWGYFEGIPIYTFRLKNNGVVRNSCRRCLDIIGALISIIILAPLFIIIALAIKLDSRGPIIYTQKRCGVDGKEFVMYKFRSMIDSRDKERDRELICRRYLEQEVNKEKLIDKKEITFVGSILRRTSLDELPQFINILKSDMSLVGPRPPLLYEVKYYKDWHRDRLLVKPGLTGLWQVYGRGTMPCDLSIFLDLIYVINRSLSLDLKMILRTIPVVILGKGAY; from the coding sequence TTGATATTTTTATTAACTGATATCATCGTAATTCTATTATCATTCATTCTCGCTTTATCGTTCAGATTCGGCGGGTTCGTCGAGGTCGTTCAACATCAACATTCGACTCTTGCTTTTCTTCTGGGCACAACTATTTTATTGTCATACTTCAATAATCTGTACGAACGTTATGTCTATGTATTGAAGGTGAAACTTTTTTTCAAAATTATAAAATTGTGGCTATCAGTCTTCCTGGTCTATTTGATAACGGCATTCTTCACAAAATACAGTTTTTTGTTCGACAGCCGTGCTTCGATTATATTATATCATCTTTTTCTTTTGATCTTCCTGCTGATCTTCAAACTGTTGATAGTCCCGAGATTGCTCGGCATCCGCTACCGGAAAGATACACGGAAGATTCCCTGTCGGTTCATCGGTTCTTCAAAGTATTTGGATTCGATAAAAGGGTTTTTCAAAGAAAATTCTCTCCTCGGTTTCCGCTTACATAACAACCCTGGTGATAAGGCCGAGGATGGTGAGCCGAGAGAATATTTTTTATACAGTGAAGCGACGGATTTCGAAAAACTATATAGAGAAGTGAAGAAATTTATAGTAGCCGGAAAACCGCTGCACGTGGCGTCAAAACTTTTTAATACTTTGAATCTGAATTGGGAATGGGGATATTTTGAAGGAATCCCGATATACACTTTCCGACTGAAAAACAACGGTGTGGTCCGGAATTCCTGCAGAAGGTGTCTCGACATTATCGGAGCTTTGATTTCAATCATTATTCTGGCACCGTTGTTTATAATCATCGCACTGGCGATCAAACTCGATTCCAGGGGTCCGATCATCTATACACAAAAAAGATGCGGTGTGGACGGGAAGGAATTCGTGATGTATAAATTCCGTTCGATGATCGATTCCCGGGATAAAGAGAGAGACAGAGAACTTATCTGCAGGAGATATCTTGAACAGGAGGTCAATAAGGAGAAACTGATAGACAAAAAAGAGATAACCTTTGTCGGCTCCATTCTCAGGCGGACGTCTCTGGATGAACTTCCACAGTTTATAAATATCTTGAAGAGTGATATGAGCCTTGTCGGTCCCCGGCCGCCTCTTCTGTATGAGGTGAAATATTACAAAGATTGGCATCGGGATAGACTTCTGGTGAAGCCGGGATTGACCGGTTTGTGGCAGGTCTATGGTCGGGGAACCATGCCCTGTGATTTATCCATCTTTCTTGATCTGATATATGTGATCAACCGTTCTCTGAGTCTGGATTTGAAGATGATATTGAGGACCATCCCGGTCGTCATTCTGGGGAAAGGGGCGTATTGA
- a CDS encoding exopolysaccharide biosynthesis polyprenyl glycosylphosphotransferase, producing the protein MHKLILYLIDLITICAAYIFAMLLRFHGLVDTAHNQWMTLFFLLIMIPIVFYFYDLYNHLLYTQRPRIFFKFMKAWLVTLLLYVVVGFLTKYYFLIESRIFITFFYIFALILFFFIRIICAKKILEYYFKYTGRILCCKYIGAPELFKPLERFFKNNGVTGLKLVCREETDTEHNTQQEIFLYSEAETFERLYNEIKENTRHGMVVHVASLLFKELDLKWEWCSFNGAPVYTFHQKENQFWRERIKRCIDFFGALFCLFILAPFFLLISIAIKLDSRGPVIYKQKRCGKGGKTFTFYKFRSMYEHEKPETVLEAEFNHYRNSRVSKMEILDSEYITPIGKILRKTSIDEWPQFINILKGEMSLIGPRPHRPHEVKYYKEWHRDRLSVNQGLTGLWQIYGRGEIPSDRSIFLDLIYVINRSLSLDIKLLFQTIPAVVLGKGAY; encoded by the coding sequence ATGCATAAATTGATTTTATATTTAATCGACCTCATAACCATCTGCGCTGCCTACATCTTCGCCATGCTGTTGCGTTTTCATGGATTGGTGGACACCGCCCATAATCAATGGATGACTTTATTCTTTTTGTTGATTATGATCCCGATTGTCTTCTATTTCTACGATCTGTATAATCATCTGCTCTACACTCAGCGTCCGCGTATTTTCTTCAAGTTTATGAAGGCATGGTTGGTTACTCTTCTGCTCTATGTGGTTGTCGGATTTCTGACAAAATATTATTTTTTGATCGAGAGTCGTATTTTCATCACTTTCTTTTATATCTTCGCTTTGATTCTTTTCTTTTTCATAAGAATAATATGCGCGAAGAAAATTCTGGAGTATTATTTCAAATACACCGGAAGAATTCTTTGTTGTAAGTATATCGGTGCACCTGAATTGTTCAAACCTCTGGAGAGGTTTTTCAAAAACAACGGTGTGACGGGTTTGAAACTCGTATGCCGCGAAGAAACCGATACTGAGCACAACACACAACAGGAGATCTTTCTTTACAGCGAAGCGGAAACGTTCGAAAGACTCTACAACGAAATAAAAGAGAATACCAGACACGGTATGGTGGTCCACGTCGCCTCACTTCTCTTTAAAGAGCTCGATTTGAAATGGGAATGGTGTTCTTTCAACGGCGCCCCTGTGTATACCTTTCATCAGAAAGAAAACCAGTTCTGGAGGGAACGGATAAAAAGATGCATCGATTTCTTCGGCGCGTTGTTCTGCCTTTTTATCCTCGCTCCCTTTTTCCTTTTGATCAGTATCGCAATCAAGCTGGATTCACGTGGCCCGGTCATCTATAAACAGAAAAGATGCGGGAAAGGAGGTAAGACATTTACTTTCTATAAATTCAGGTCAATGTATGAGCATGAAAAACCGGAGACCGTACTCGAGGCGGAGTTTAATCATTACCGGAATTCGCGGGTTTCCAAAATGGAGATACTCGACAGCGAATATATCACTCCGATAGGGAAGATTTTAAGAAAGACCTCAATCGATGAATGGCCGCAGTTTATAAATATTTTAAAGGGTGAGATGAGCTTGATCGGCCCGAGACCCCACCGTCCCCATGAGGTGAAGTATTATAAAGAATGGCACAGGGACCGTTTAAGCGTGAACCAGGGACTTACCGGTTTATGGCAGATCTACGGTCGCGGTGAAATCCCTTCTGACCGCTCCATCTTTCTCGATCTGATATATGTGATCAACCGTTCTTTATCCCTTGATATCAAACTCCTTTTTCAAACCATCCCGGCGGTCGTCCTGGGGAAAGGGGCGTATTAG
- a CDS encoding DegT/DnrJ/EryC1/StrS family aminotransferase, with amino-acid sequence MEVPFMDLKRQYENIKEEIDDAIQQTIDSCAFVSGKMVQRFEENFARYCGLKYAVCVSNGTSALYAALKALDIGKGDGVVTVPFTFIATVEAIRMTGARPLFVDIDRESYNMSTTALNRYIEDSCSWDGVRKVLIDKKNNVLIRAIIPVHLYGQMCDMEPIMKIARKYNLCVLEDAAQAHGASYKNRKAGSIGDLGCFSFYPSKNLGAFGQGGAVVTNDDKLAGQVRMIIDHGQKARYQHIIEGWNFKMDGFQAAVLNVKLKYLDEWNEARRTKAGLYSVLLKEVPDVQLPSELSDRNHIYHQYVIHTDDREGLQGYLRDHGVGSSIHYPIPVYLQSAYEHLGYKKGDFPTAENCASGVLSLPMFPELTQEEIEYVCRKVKDWRNRKS; translated from the coding sequence ATGGAAGTTCCGTTCATGGATTTGAAGAGGCAGTATGAGAATATAAAGGAAGAGATCGACGACGCCATCCAGCAGACGATCGATTCCTGTGCTTTTGTTTCGGGAAAGATGGTTCAGAGGTTCGAAGAGAATTTCGCCCGCTACTGTGGTTTGAAATACGCCGTCTGTGTTTCAAACGGTACGAGTGCCTTATATGCTGCATTGAAAGCGCTGGATATCGGAAAGGGTGACGGAGTTGTTACGGTTCCCTTTACATTCATCGCGACGGTTGAGGCGATAAGGATGACCGGCGCACGGCCTTTGTTCGTCGATATCGACAGAGAGTCATACAATATGTCGACCACGGCGCTTAATCGATATATTGAAGATTCCTGCTCCTGGGATGGAGTGCGTAAAGTATTGATCGATAAGAAGAATAATGTGTTGATCAGAGCCATTATACCGGTGCATCTTTACGGCCAGATGTGTGATATGGAACCGATTATGAAAATCGCCCGCAAATATAATCTCTGCGTACTGGAGGATGCCGCTCAGGCACACGGCGCTTCCTATAAGAACAGGAAAGCCGGTTCGATCGGCGATCTCGGTTGTTTTTCTTTTTATCCGAGTAAAAATCTGGGGGCGTTCGGTCAGGGCGGAGCGGTTGTGACGAACGACGATAAACTCGCCGGACAAGTACGGATGATCATCGACCACGGGCAGAAGGCGAGGTACCAGCATATTATTGAGGGATGGAATTTCAAGATGGACGGTTTTCAGGCGGCGGTTCTCAATGTGAAATTGAAGTATCTTGATGAATGGAATGAAGCGAGGCGTACGAAGGCAGGGCTCTATAGTGTACTGCTTAAAGAAGTTCCGGATGTTCAGCTGCCTTCCGAGCTATCGGATAGAAACCATATTTATCATCAGTATGTCATACACACGGATGATCGTGAGGGACTGCAGGGATATCTGAGGGATCATGGAGTGGGTTCGTCGATTCATTACCCGATTCCGGTTTATCTCCAGAGTGCCTATGAACATCTTGGATACAAGAAGGGTGATTTCCCGACAGCGGAGAATTGCGCTTCAGGGGTTCTATCGCTTCCAATGTTTCCCGAATTGACACAGGAAGAGATTGAATATGTGTGCAGGAAAGTCAAGGATTGGCGTAATCGAAAGAGTTAA
- a CDS encoding acyl-CoA dehydrogenase has translation MILDEKYIKFRESVRDFAEKEVAPRAKELDMKDQFPWDLVKRMAELKLLALYVPEEYGGAGLDVLSYALAVEEIGRICGSTGIFLAAHSSLGVYPLFVAGSEEQKQKYLIPLARGEKIGSFGLTEPNAGSDAAGTQTTAKLVGDHYVVNGTKRFITSGGVADIIVFTATKDPAMGYAGISAFIVEKGTPGFSAGKEEDKLGLRGSITSELIFEDCKIPRENLLGKEGEGFKVFMQTLDGGRISIGALALGIAQGALDASTDFVRKHTKNGKPLYKMQAVQDMIAQIATEIEAARLLIYKAAMLKDRGLPYTKEAAMGKYYASHIGMRATSTAITIHGMMGLTKDYPVERFMRDEKLMEIGEGTSEIQKIVIARQILGK, from the coding sequence ATGATACTGGACGAGAAATATATTAAATTCAGAGAGTCGGTGAGGGATTTCGCCGAGAAGGAAGTGGCACCCCGGGCAAAAGAGCTTGATATGAAAGATCAATTCCCCTGGGACCTGGTTAAGCGAATGGCGGAGTTAAAACTTCTTGCCCTTTACGTGCCTGAAGAATACGGCGGTGCAGGGCTTGATGTACTTTCTTATGCACTTGCGGTCGAGGAGATCGGCCGTATCTGCGGTTCAACCGGGATCTTTCTCGCCGCCCATTCTTCACTCGGGGTTTATCCTCTGTTTGTTGCCGGTTCTGAAGAGCAGAAACAGAAATATCTTATTCCCTTGGCGCGCGGTGAAAAAATCGGTTCGTTCGGCCTTACTGAGCCGAATGCAGGAAGCGATGCCGCAGGGACCCAGACCACGGCGAAACTGGTGGGCGATCATTATGTTGTCAATGGAACAAAACGGTTTATCACTTCCGGTGGGGTTGCGGATATCATCGTTTTCACCGCGACAAAGGATCCTGCAATGGGATATGCCGGAATCTCTGCTTTTATCGTGGAAAAGGGCACCCCTGGTTTTTCAGCGGGCAAAGAAGAGGACAAACTCGGTTTACGCGGTTCAATTACCTCTGAACTTATTTTTGAAGACTGTAAGATACCTCGTGAGAATCTTCTCGGTAAAGAGGGTGAGGGTTTTAAGGTTTTTATGCAGACCCTTGACGGCGGCAGAATTTCCATCGGGGCGCTTGCCCTTGGAATCGCCCAGGGAGCGCTTGACGCTTCAACGGATTTTGTCAGGAAACATACAAAGAACGGAAAACCGCTTTACAAAATGCAGGCGGTTCAGGATATGATCGCTCAAATCGCGACCGAGATAGAAGCGGCGCGGCTGCTTATTTACAAAGCGGCGATGCTCAAAGACCGCGGGTTACCTTACACCAAAGAAGCGGCGATGGGAAAATATTATGCTTCGCATATCGGTATGCGGGCGACCAGTACGGCGATCACCATTCACGGGATGATGGGATTGACCAAGGATTATCCTGTTGAGCGATTTATGCGTGACGAAAAACTGATGGAGATCGGAGAAGGAACATCGGAGATTCAGAAGATCGTTATCGCAAGGCAGATTTTAGGAAAGTGA
- a CDS encoding acyl-CoA dehydrogenase, with protein sequence MNFDLTNDQKMLQDQVKKFAEAELAPVAPEIDKSGEFPWKNIKKMAELGLLGIIVPEEYGGAGFDFVSLAIAIEEISRVCASTGVIVAVNNSLVSYPILQFGTEEQKKKYLPLLCSGEKLGAMGITEPNAGSNVAGMESFARLEGDHYILNGTKRFITNGGEAGIFVVFAYTNKEMKHKGISAFILERDMPGFTLGKHEDLMGIRATANCELIFEDVKVPKENLLGKEGDGFKICMNTLDVSRIDIGAQAVGIAQGAFEEAIKYSKERQAFGQPICNFEMIQSMLAEMATQIQAARLLVYYAGYCKDKGLPRFSKESAMSKYYAATMAVDVTRKAVQIHGGYGYTKDYPVERMYRDAKILELYEGTSEIQKIVIARDLVR encoded by the coding sequence ATGAACTTTGATTTAACCAATGATCAGAAGATGCTGCAGGATCAGGTAAAGAAGTTTGCTGAAGCGGAATTGGCTCCTGTAGCTCCTGAAATTGATAAATCAGGTGAATTTCCCTGGAAGAATATCAAGAAGATGGCTGAACTGGGGCTTCTCGGTATCATTGTTCCTGAAGAATACGGTGGTGCAGGATTTGATTTTGTATCTCTGGCGATCGCGATTGAAGAGATTTCACGGGTTTGTGCAAGTACCGGCGTGATTGTCGCGGTGAACAATTCCCTGGTTTCATATCCGATTCTTCAGTTCGGAACCGAGGAACAGAAGAAAAAATATCTTCCCCTGCTGTGCAGCGGAGAAAAGTTGGGAGCAATGGGAATTACCGAACCGAACGCCGGTTCAAATGTCGCCGGGATGGAAAGTTTCGCCCGCCTGGAAGGCGACCACTATATACTGAACGGCACCAAACGTTTCATTACCAACGGCGGTGAAGCGGGTATCTTTGTGGTATTTGCATATACAAACAAAGAGATGAAGCACAAAGGAATCAGTGCCTTTATCCTTGAACGGGATATGCCCGGTTTTACACTTGGAAAGCATGAAGACCTGATGGGGATAAGGGCGACCGCGAATTGCGAATTGATCTTTGAAGATGTTAAAGTGCCGAAAGAGAATCTTCTCGGTAAAGAGGGTGATGGTTTTAAGATCTGTATGAATACCCTGGATGTATCACGTATCGACATCGGTGCTCAGGCAGTGGGAATCGCTCAGGGTGCATTTGAGGAAGCGATAAAGTATTCCAAAGAGCGGCAGGCATTCGGACAGCCGATATGTAATTTTGAGATGATTCAGTCGATGCTTGCGGAGATGGCTACCCAGATTCAGGCGGCACGGCTGTTGGTGTATTATGCAGGGTATTGCAAGGATAAAGGGCTGCCGAGATTTTCCAAAGAGTCGGCGATGTCGAAATATTATGCGGCTACCATGGCCGTTGATGTTACACGTAAAGCGGTTCAGATCCACGGCGGCTATGGGTATACAAAGGATTATCCTGTGGAAAGGATGTATCGCGACGCCAAAATCCTTGAACTCTATGAAGGAACATCAGAAATCCAGAAGATTGTCATTGCTCGGGATCTGGTGAGATAA